One window from the genome of Diospyros lotus cultivar Yz01 chromosome 11, ASM1463336v1, whole genome shotgun sequence encodes:
- the LOC127812497 gene encoding heavy metal-associated isoprenylated plant protein 12 isoform X1, with translation MSRSGTHFLFQEILCFFRVDSKVVLRLDAHDEKAWQKAMKTVTRLPGIESLTKDPKDSKLTVIGDADPVVVVCKLRKLFCTEVVTIGPAKEPEKKKEEPKKEEPKKPDKPIEVKPCRCHPYPCQCHPYSPCFNPYPVYCAVENPNPWWFF, from the exons ATGTCCCGCTCAGGAACCCACTTTCTCTTCCAAGAGATTCTTTGCTTTTTCAGAGTAGATTCT AAGGTTGTACTGAGGCTGGACGCGCATGATGAAAAAGCCTGGCAAAAGGCCATGAAGACAGTCACAAGACTCCCAG GGATAGAGTCGCTCACCAAAGACCCAAAGGACAGCAAACTGACAGTGATAGGGGATGCTGACCCAGTGGTTGTGGTGTGCAAACTGAGGAAACTGTTCTGCACAGAGGTAGTGACAATTGGGCCTGCCAAGGAGCccgagaagaagaaggaagagccCAAAAAGGAGGAGCCCAAGAAGCCTGACAAGCCCATTGAGGTCAAGCCCTGCCGATGCCATCCCTACCCTTGCCAATGCCATCCCTACAGTCCTTGCTTCAATCCGTATCCTGTCTATTGTGCAGTGGAAAACCCAAATCCTTGGTGGTTTTTTTGA
- the LOC127812497 gene encoding heavy metal-associated isoprenylated plant protein 12 isoform X2, with protein MEKKKVVLRLDAHDEKAWQKAMKTVTRLPGIESLTKDPKDSKLTVIGDADPVVVVCKLRKLFCTEVVTIGPAKEPEKKKEEPKKEEPKKPDKPIEVKPCRCHPYPCQCHPYSPCFNPYPVYCAVENPNPWWFF; from the exons ATGGAAAAGAAG AAGGTTGTACTGAGGCTGGACGCGCATGATGAAAAAGCCTGGCAAAAGGCCATGAAGACAGTCACAAGACTCCCAG GGATAGAGTCGCTCACCAAAGACCCAAAGGACAGCAAACTGACAGTGATAGGGGATGCTGACCCAGTGGTTGTGGTGTGCAAACTGAGGAAACTGTTCTGCACAGAGGTAGTGACAATTGGGCCTGCCAAGGAGCccgagaagaagaaggaagagccCAAAAAGGAGGAGCCCAAGAAGCCTGACAAGCCCATTGAGGTCAAGCCCTGCCGATGCCATCCCTACCCTTGCCAATGCCATCCCTACAGTCCTTGCTTCAATCCGTATCCTGTCTATTGTGCAGTGGAAAACCCAAATCCTTGGTGGTTTTTTTGA
- the LOC127812497 gene encoding heavy metal-associated isoprenylated plant protein 39 isoform X3: MKTVTRLPGIESLTKDPKDSKLTVIGDADPVVVVCKLRKLFCTEVVTIGPAKEPEKKKEEPKKEEPKKPDKPIEVKPCRCHPYPCQCHPYSPCFNPYPVYCAVENPNPWWFF; encoded by the exons ATGAAGACAGTCACAAGACTCCCAG GGATAGAGTCGCTCACCAAAGACCCAAAGGACAGCAAACTGACAGTGATAGGGGATGCTGACCCAGTGGTTGTGGTGTGCAAACTGAGGAAACTGTTCTGCACAGAGGTAGTGACAATTGGGCCTGCCAAGGAGCccgagaagaagaaggaagagccCAAAAAGGAGGAGCCCAAGAAGCCTGACAAGCCCATTGAGGTCAAGCCCTGCCGATGCCATCCCTACCCTTGCCAATGCCATCCCTACAGTCCTTGCTTCAATCCGTATCCTGTCTATTGTGCAGTGGAAAACCCAAATCCTTGGTGGTTTTTTTGA